A single Armatimonadota bacterium DNA region contains:
- a CDS encoding GlsB/YeaQ/YmgE family stress response membrane protein, with protein GLLVRGDEGMGVIGHIVLGIVGALVGGFLAGVITGTDYTTGINISTILVATIGAVLVVVVVGLIRGGSRSGRGAI; from the coding sequence GGCCTGCTCGTCCGCGGGGACGAGGGCATGGGCGTCATCGGGCACATCGTGCTCGGCATCGTCGGCGCGCTGGTCGGGGGGTTCCTCGCGGGCGTCATCACCGGCACCGACTACACCACCGGGATCAACATCTCGACGATCCTCGTCGCCACGATCGGCGCCGTCCTGGTCGTCGTGGTCGTCGGGCTGATCCGTGGGGGCTCGAGGAGCGGCCGCGGGGCGATCTAG